A single window of Desulfovibrio sp. G11 DNA harbors:
- the tpx gene encoding thiol peroxidase gives MNSVTFMGNPLTLVGELPVVGQKAPDFTVLANDLSPRTVKDFAGKVAVLVTVPSLDTPVCDMEVRRFNKEAAALSDKVRIAAVSCDLPFAQARWCGAAGVAAVSSLSDHRDVSFGTNYGVLIKELRLLARAVFVVGADGVLRYVQLVPEVTHEPDYDAVLEAVRKAL, from the coding sequence ATGAACAGCGTCACATTTATGGGTAATCCGTTGACTCTGGTGGGGGAACTCCCCGTTGTCGGGCAAAAGGCCCCGGATTTCACTGTGCTGGCCAATGATTTGAGCCCGCGCACCGTCAAGGATTTTGCGGGCAAGGTTGCGGTGCTGGTGACGGTGCCTTCGCTGGATACGCCGGTTTGCGACATGGAAGTCCGCCGCTTCAACAAGGAAGCCGCCGCCCTGTCCGACAAGGTGCGGATCGCGGCAGTGAGTTGCGACCTGCCCTTTGCGCAGGCCCGCTGGTGCGGCGCTGCCGGGGTGGCTGCCGTGAGCAGCCTGTCTGATCATCGGGACGTCAGCTTTGGGACCAATTACGGCGTGCTGATCAAGGAATTGCGGCTGTTGGCCCGCGCCGTCTTTGTGGTGGGCGCTGACGGCGTTCTGCGCTATGTCCAACTGGTGCCCGAAGTGACGCACGAGCCGGATTATGACGCGGTGCTGGAGGCGGTGCGCAAGGCGTTGTAG
- a CDS encoding DUF1538 domain-containing protein produces the protein MIMGLGYSFVGLVCFFVGVQGGFIPAGREMGALLALHDFRYLLLIVGVAMGALAVCAEPAVWVLNAQVEEVSGGHIKKSVMLISLSLGVATAVGLAMVRVITGLSIWWFLIPGYVLALGLMRFCPRMFTAIAFDSGGVASGPMASTFILAFTLGASHSLGGNPIADAFGVIAMIAMTPLIAIQLLGIFFDRRERAVKLRHK, from the coding sequence ATGATTATGGGGCTTGGCTATTCTTTCGTTGGATTGGTTTGTTTTTTTGTAGGAGTTCAGGGAGGTTTTATTCCGGCCGGGCGAGAAATGGGAGCATTGCTGGCTCTACATGATTTTCGTTATCTTCTGCTGATCGTGGGCGTAGCCATGGGAGCCCTCGCCGTTTGTGCCGAGCCGGCCGTGTGGGTGCTGAATGCCCAGGTGGAAGAAGTTTCAGGCGGGCATATCAAAAAGAGCGTGATGTTGATATCTCTGTCTCTTGGCGTGGCGACCGCCGTGGGGCTTGCCATGGTTCGGGTTATCACGGGGTTGAGCATCTGGTGGTTCCTGATCCCTGGGTATGTACTGGCTCTGGGGCTTATGCGCTTTTGTCCTCGAATGTTCACGGCTATTGCCTTTGATTCCGGTGGGGTGGCATCCGGGCCGATGGCCTCCACCTTTATTCTTGCCTTCACGCTTGGAGCGTCGCATAGCTTGGGCGGCAATCCTATTGCCGATGCTTTTGGCGTCATTGCCATGATAGCCATGACGCCGCTGATAGCCATCCAACTCCTTGGGATTTTTTTTGATCGCCGGGAACGTGCAGTGAAGCTACGCCATAAGTAA
- a CDS encoding P-II family nitrogen regulator yields the protein MTSMATTYTPGKLLVSIVNRNQGEAIVAVTKKAGARGGTILMAKGTADNAILRMLYLAQTEKDLVLTLVQDDAIPTVVTALREDAYLKKKASGVGFVIQVPGILRHTLSTVCELPFFPIEDVEEVSGMSAQATHEMICVIVNVGYAEDVMSAARKAGAKGGTVLNARGTGREEDVKFFGISIVPEKETLLVIVEKKQARTILDAIRQTSCLNEPGIGIAFCIDVEQFFLLGPLAEKAQQSS from the coding sequence ATGACTTCAATGGCAACAACATACACTCCGGGCAAGCTTTTGGTGAGCATTGTAAACAGAAACCAGGGCGAAGCCATTGTAGCTGTTACAAAAAAAGCCGGAGCGCGTGGCGGTACGATTTTGATGGCCAAGGGCACGGCCGATAATGCCATTTTACGCATGCTTTATCTTGCGCAGACGGAAAAAGACTTGGTGCTTACGCTTGTTCAGGATGATGCTATCCCTACGGTCGTTACCGCCTTGCGTGAAGATGCGTATTTGAAAAAAAAGGCTTCCGGTGTGGGTTTTGTTATTCAAGTACCTGGAATTTTGCGGCATACTCTTTCAACTGTTTGTGAACTTCCATTTTTTCCCATAGAAGATGTAGAAGAGGTATCCGGCATGAGTGCACAAGCGACCCATGAGATGATTTGCGTCATTGTCAACGTCGGCTATGCTGAAGACGTTATGAGTGCGGCGCGCAAAGCTGGGGCCAAAGGGGGAACCGTTCTCAACGCACGTGGAACAGGGCGGGAAGAGGATGTAAAATTTTTTGGTATTTCGATTGTTCCAGAAAAAGAAACGCTTCTTGTCATTGTGGAAAAAAAGCAGGCGAGAACCATTTTGGATGCCATACGCCAGACTTCATGCCTCAATGAACCTGGCATCGGCATAGCATTCTGCATTGATGTCGAGCAGTTTTTTCTTCTAGGGCCGCTGGCTGAAAAAGCACAGCAATCCTCCTGA
- a CDS encoding Arm DNA-binding domain-containing protein, producing the protein MPLTDIQIRSLKATDKEQKHFDGGGLYLSIPKTGRKLWRMAYRFDQKTKLLSFGEVPHHHAQRCAAAQG; encoded by the coding sequence ATGCCTCTCACCGATATTCAAATCCGCAGTCTGAAAGCCACCGACAAGGAACAAAAGCACTTTGACGGCGGAGGGTTGTATCTTTCCATCCCCAAGACTGGGCGAAAACTCTGGCGCATGGCCTACCGTTTCGACCAGAAGACCAAACTCTTGAGCTTTGGCGAAGTACCCCACCATCACGCTCAAAGATGCGCGGCAGCGCAGGGATGA